Proteins encoded by one window of Panicum virgatum strain AP13 chromosome 7N, P.virgatum_v5, whole genome shotgun sequence:
- the LOC120683490 gene encoding UDP-glycosyltransferase 82A1-like, whose translation MGAEAVTHHPAVLLVPFPAQGHVTPMLQLARALAAHGVAPTVAVPDFIHRRISGGAGGGVALASIPSGIEDDGPEAAAAPGFAAVVHAMEHHMPAHLERMLAPPPSRRVACVVVDVLASWAVPVAARCGVPAAGFWPAMLASYRVVAAIPELIERGHISESGTPIPSSESPDGDAMIRGLKILPAQVELRAGELPWLVGDAATQGSRFAFWLQTLRRARGFRWVLVNSFPGEATGADDLVNRPARQGPAGPQVLQVGPALLPGGLSGAAERTKQQQPPPCGGNNSDRNPSMWRADSTCIAWLDAQRAGSVVYVSFGSWVGSIGPDKVRELALGLEATGRPFLWALKRDPSWRAGLPEGFAERAAAAGRGKVVDWAPQEDVLRHAAVGCYLTHCGWNSTLEAVRHGVRLLCYPVSGDQFINCAHITGPWGIGLRLAAGMTRGDVRDGIRRVMDEGEGRRLREKVRALRERVAAAEARRAADRSVGAFVDEIRRESHPLLMQMYSVL comes from the exons ATGGGGGCCGAGGCGGTGACCCACCACCCGGCCGTGCTCCTCGTGCCGTTCCCGGCGCAGGGCCACGTCACGCCCATGCTGCAGCTGGcgcgcgccctcgccgcgcaCGGCGTCGCGCCCACCGTCGCCGTCCCGGACTTCATCCACCGCCGCAtctccggcggcgccggcggcggcgtggcgctcgCGTCCATCCCCAGCGGCATCGAGGACGACGgccccgaggccgccgccgccccggggtTCGCCGCCGTCGTGCACGCCATGGAGCACCACATGCCCGCCCACCTGGAGCGcatgctggcgccgccgccgtcgcgccgcgtCGCCTGCGTCGTCGTCGACGTGCTGGCGTCGTGGGCCGTCCCCGTCGCCGCGCGCTGCGGCGTCCCGGCGGCGGGGTTCTGGCCCGCGATGCTCGCCAGCTaccgcgtcgtcgccgccatCCCGGAGCTCATCGAGAGGGGCCACATCTCGGAATCCG GTACACCGATCCCGTCGAGCGAGTCGCCCGACGGCGACGCGATGATCCGGGGCCTGAAGATCCTGCCGGCGCAGGTGGAGCTCCGCGCGGGGGAGCTGCCGTGGCTCGTCGGCGACGCGGCCACCCAGGGGTCGCGGTTCGCCTTCTGGCTCCAGACCCTGCGCCGCGCCAGGGGATTCCGCTGGGTCCTCGTCAACTCCTTCCCGGGCGAGGCCACCGGCGCGGACGACTTGGTAAACCGCCCCGCGCGGCAGGGCCCGGCCGGCCCGCAGGTCCTCCAAGTCGGGCCGGCGCTGCTCCCCGGCGGCCtcagcggcgccgccgagcgcacgaagcagcagcagccgccgccgtgcggCGGCAACAACAGCGACAGGAACCCCAGCATGTGGCGCGCGGACTCGACGTGCATCGCGTGGCTGGACGCGCAGCGCGCGGGGTCGGTGGTGTACGTGTCGTTCGGCAGCTGGGTGGGGTCGATCGGGCCCGACAAGGTCCGGGAGCTGGCGCTGGGGCTGGAGGCCACGGGGCGGCCCTTCCTGTGGGCGCTGAAGCGGGACCCCTCGTGGCGGGCGGGGCTCCCCGAGGGCTTCGCggagcgcgcggccgcggccgggcggGGCAAGGTGGTGGACTGGGCGCCGCAGGAGGACGTGCTCCGGCACGCCGCCGTCGGGTGCTACCTGACGCACTGCGGCTGGAACTCCACGCTGGAGGCGGTCCGCCACGGGGTGCGCCTGCTGTGCTACCCGGTGTCCGGGGACCAGTTCATCAACTGCGCCCACATCACGGGGCCGTGGGGCATCGGGCTcaggctcgccgccggcatgACGCGGGGCGACGTGAGGGACGGCATCCGGAGGGTCATGGACGAGGGCGAGGGGAGGCGCCTGCGGGAGAAGGTCCGGGCGCTGCGGGAgcgcgtcgcggcggcggaggcgaggcgcgcggcggaCCGGAGCGTCGGGGCGTTCGTGGACGAGATCCGGAGGGAGAGCCACCCGCTGCTGATGCAGATGTACAGCGTCCTGTAG
- the LOC120683308 gene encoding serine carboxypeptidase-like 35 produces the protein MAVASVVAVLVLALATASDAASGAPRRSPRPEADLVTGLPGQPAVGFRHYAGYVDVGSRGGGGGKALFYWFFEAELEPEKKPLLLWLNGGPGCSSVAYGAAQELGPFLVRSYGANLTRNAYAWNKAVNLLFLEAPVGVGFSYTNRTADLRRLGDRVTAQDSYGFLLNWLDRFPEFKSRDFYIAGESYAGHYVPQLAELIYDGNKGASRDKVINIKGFMIGNAVLNDATDQLGMVEYAWSHAIISDELYSAVRRECDSFKEEADGGRPGKGCSPALRAFLGAYDDIDIYSIYTPTCLLPAGAGAAARRRPAARLVAAPRLFSKHEAWHRLKRVPAGYDPCTESYVTRYFNREDVQRALHANRTGLPYPYSTCSEVIRKWNDSPATILPILKKLMAAGLRVWVYSGDTDGRVPVTSTRYSINAMGLRPRQRAANRTAAAADVSTERWGGWRAWYYRQQVAGWAVEYEEGLTLVTVRGAGHQVPLFAPGRSLAMLYHFLRGQALPAERSS, from the exons GGCTGTGGCTTCGGTCGTGGCGGTGCTCGTGCTCGCGCTGGCCACAGCGTCGGATGCGGCCAGCGGCGCGCCACGGAGGAGCCCGCGGCCGGAGGCCGACCTCGTGACCGGGCTGCCCGGGCAGCCGGCGGTCGGGTTCAGGCATTACGCCGGCTACGTCGACGTcggctcgcgcggcggcggcggcggcaaggcgcTCTTCTACTGGTTCTTCGAGGCCGAGCTGGAGCCGGAGAAGAAGCCGCTCTTGCTCTGGCTCAACGGAG GGCCTGGATGCTCCTCTGTCGCCTACGGCGCCGCGCAGGAGCTGGGTCCGTTCCTCGTCAGGAGCTACGGCGCCAACCTCACCCGCAACGCCTACGCGTGGAACAAAG CCGTGAACCTGCTCTTCCTGGAGGCGCCGGTGGGCGTGGGGTTCTCCTACACGAACCGGACGGCGGACCTGCGGCGTCTCGGCGACCGCGTGACGGCGCAGGACTCGTACGGCTTCCTCCTCAACTGGCTCGACAGGTTCCCCGAGTTCAAGAGCCGCGACTTCTACATCGCCGGGGAGAGCTACGCCG GGCATTATGTCCCGCAGCTCGCGGAGCTCATCTACGACGGGAACAAAGGGGCCAGCCGGGACAAAGTCATCAACATCAAAGGTTTCATG ATCGGGAACGCGGTGCTGAACGACGCGACGGACCAGCTAGGCATGGTGGAGTACGCGTGGAGCCACGCCATCATCTCCGACGAGCTCTACTCGGCGGTGCGCCGCGAGTGCGACTCCTTcaaggaggaggcggacggcgggcgCCCCGGCAAGGGCTGCTCCCCGGCGCTCCGCGCCTTCCTGGGCGCCTACGACGACATCGACATCTACAGCATCTACACGCCGACGTGCCTCCTgcccgcgggcgccggcgccgccgcccgtcggcGCCCGGCCGCGAGGctcgtcgccgcgccgcgcctcttCTCCAAGCAC GAGGCGTGGCACAGGCTGAAGCGTGTGCCGGCGGGGTACGACCCGTGCACGGAGTCGTACGTGACCAGGTACTTCAACCGCGaggacgtgcagcgcgcgctcCACGCCAACCGGACAGGCCTGCCCTACCCGTACTCGACCTGCAG CGAGGTGATCAGGAAATGGAACGACTCGCCGGCAACCATCCTGCCCATCCTCAAGAAGCTCATGGCCGCCGGGCTGCGCGTCTGGGTCTACAG cggCGACACGGACGGGCGGGTGCCGGTGACGTCGACGCGGTACAGCATCAACGCCATGGGGCTGCGGCCGCGGCAGAGGGCGGCCaaccggaccgccgccgcggccgacgtGTCGACGGAGCGGTGGGGCGGGTGGCGGGCGTGGTACTACCGGCAGCAGGTCGCCGGGTGGGCGGTGGAGTACGAGGAGGGGCTCACGCTGGTGACGGTGCGCGGCGCGGGCCACCAGGTGCCGCTCTTCGCGCCGGGCCGCTCGCTCGCCATGCTCTACCACTTCCTCCGGGGCCAAGCCCTGCCGGCCGAGCGCTCCAGCTAG
- the LOC120682764 gene encoding ATP-dependent Clp protease proteolytic subunit-like — protein MLRRLAAAAPRAFFSSSSAHAAPLAASGYTPRREYGLVPMVIEHTSRGERAYDIFSRLLKERIVCIHGPITDDTASLVVAQLLFLESENPAKPVHLYINSPGGVVTAGLAIYDTMQYIRSPVTTLCIGQAASMASLLLAAGARGERRALPNARVMIHQPSGGASGQASDIAIHAKEILKVRDRLNKIYAKHTGQAIDRIEQCMERDMFMDPEEAHDWGLIDEVIEHRPVSLVSDAVGSDPPNLGGGGNGANKGTEEPSSA, from the coding sequence atgctgcgccgcctcgccgccgccgccccgcgggccttcttctcctcctcctccgcgcacgCGGCGCCGCTGGCTGCGTCTGGGTACACCCCGCGCCGCGAGTATGGGCTGGTGCCCATGGTGATCGAGCACACCTCACGCGGGGAGCGGGCCTACGACATCTTCTCGCGCCTGCTCAAGGAGCGCATCGTCTGCATCCACGGCCCCATCACCGACGACACGGCCTCCCTCGTCGTCGCGCAGCTGCTCTTCCTCGAGTCCGAGAACCCCGCCAAGCCCGTCCACCTCTACATCAATTCCCCCGGCGGGGTCGTCACCGCGGGCCTCGCCATATACGACACCATGCAGTACATCCGCTCCCCCGTCACCACGCTCTGCATCGGCCAGGCGGCCTCCATGGCCTcgctcctgctcgccgccggggcGCGGGGGGAGAGGCGGGCGCTGCCGAACGCGCGGGTCATGATCCACCAGCCCTCCGGCGGCGCGTCGGGGCAGGCCTCCGATATCGCCATCCACGCCAAGGAGATCCTCAAGGTGCGGGACCGGCTCAACAAGATCTACGCCAAACACACGGGACAGGCCATCGACCGCATCGAGCAGTGCATGGAGCGGGACATGTTCATGGACCCGGAGGAGGCGCACGATTGGGGGCTCATCGACGAGGTCATCGAACACCGCCCTGTCTCGCTTGTGTCTGATGCCGTTGGCAGTGATCCGCCGAACCTCGGTGGAGGCGGAAATGGGGCGAATAAGGGGACTGAAGAGCCATCCTCGGCTTGA